In Corynebacterium nuruki S6-4, the following proteins share a genomic window:
- the atpD gene encoding F0F1 ATP synthase subunit beta codes for MTTATQAQREDAASTAAGRVVRVIGPVVDVEFPRGELPALYNALHVDVALEAVAKTITLEVAQHLGDNVVRTIAMAPTDGLIRGQSVADSGAQISVPVGDIVKGHVFNALGDCLDEPGLGRDGEQWGIHRDAPSFDQLEGRTQMMETGIKVIDLLTPYVQGGKIGLFGGAGVGKTVLIQEMITRIAREFSGTSVFAGVGERTREGTDLHLEMEEMGVLQDTALVFGQMDEPPGVRMRVALSGLTMAEYFRDVQNQDVLLFIDNIFRFTQAGSEVSTLLGRMPSAVGYQPTLADEMGELQERITSTKGHSITSLQAVYVPADDYTDPAPATTFAHLDATTELDRAISSKGIYPAVNPLTSTSRILEPGIVGQRHYDIAQRVIGILQKNKELQDIIAILGMDELSEEDKIVVARARRIERFLGQNFFVAQKFTDIPGSFVPLKDTIDAFERICNGEFDAYPEQCFDGLGGLDDVEAAYKKLTEK; via the coding sequence ATGACTACAGCTACTCAGGCGCAGCGTGAGGACGCCGCGTCGACTGCTGCCGGACGCGTTGTCCGTGTCATCGGCCCGGTCGTCGACGTGGAATTCCCGCGCGGCGAGCTGCCGGCACTGTACAACGCCCTGCACGTCGACGTGGCTCTCGAAGCTGTCGCGAAGACCATCACCCTCGAGGTCGCCCAGCACCTCGGTGACAACGTCGTGCGCACCATCGCCATGGCCCCGACCGACGGTCTGATCCGCGGCCAGTCCGTGGCGGACTCGGGCGCCCAGATCTCGGTGCCGGTCGGCGACATCGTCAAGGGCCACGTGTTCAACGCCCTCGGCGACTGCCTCGACGAGCCCGGTCTCGGCCGGGACGGCGAGCAGTGGGGCATCCACCGCGACGCCCCGTCCTTCGACCAGCTCGAGGGTCGCACCCAGATGATGGAGACGGGCATCAAGGTCATCGACCTGCTGACCCCGTACGTCCAGGGCGGCAAGATCGGCCTGTTCGGCGGTGCCGGTGTGGGCAAGACCGTGCTCATCCAGGAGATGATCACCCGTATCGCCCGCGAGTTCTCCGGTACCTCCGTGTTCGCCGGCGTCGGCGAGCGCACCCGTGAGGGTACGGACCTCCACCTGGAGATGGAGGAGATGGGCGTCCTGCAGGACACCGCCCTCGTTTTCGGCCAGATGGACGAGCCCCCGGGAGTCCGTATGCGCGTGGCCCTGTCCGGTCTGACCATGGCGGAGTACTTCCGCGATGTGCAGAACCAGGACGTGCTGCTGTTCATCGACAACATCTTCCGTTTCACCCAGGCCGGTTCCGAGGTCTCCACGCTGCTGGGCCGCATGCCCTCCGCCGTGGGTTACCAGCCGACCCTGGCGGACGAGATGGGTGAGCTGCAGGAGCGGATCACGTCGACCAAGGGCCACTCGATCACCTCGCTGCAGGCCGTCTACGTGCCTGCCGACGACTACACCGACCCGGCCCCGGCGACGACGTTCGCCCACCTGGACGCGACCACCGAGCTCGACCGTGCGATTTCCTCGAAGGGTATCTACCCTGCGGTGAACCCGCTGACGTCGACCTCCCGCATCCTGGAGCCCGGCATCGTCGGCCAGCGCCACTACGACATCGCGCAGCGCGTGATCGGTATCCTGCAGAAGAACAAGGAACTGCAGGACATCATCGCCATCCTCGGTATGGACGAGCTGTCCGAGGAGGACAAGATCGTCGTGGCGCGTGCCCGCCGGATCGAGCGCTTCCTGGGCCAGAACTTCTTCGTGGCCCAGAAGTTCACGGACATCCCGGGTTCGTTCGTGCCGCTGAAGGACACGATCGACGCGTTCGAGCGGATCTGCAACGGCGAGTTCGACGCCTACCCGGAGCAGTGCTTCGACGGTCTGGGTGGACTCGACGACGTCGAGGCCGCCTACAAGAAGCTCACCGAGAAGTAG
- the nucS gene encoding endonuclease NucS — MRVLICRCAVDYDGRLEAHLPEADRLVLVKADGSVSIHADDRAYKPLNWMTPPCTLRETTGDDLTEADRELGVRQLWTVENPKKERLTIRIFEVYQDVSRELGEDPGLVKDGVEAHLQELLAAQIEILGEGYTLVRREYPTAIGPVDILSRDSEGGSVAVEIKRRGGIDGVEQLTRYVELLNRDELLAPVQGVFAAQEIKPQARTLAEDRGFRCVVLDYQAMRGLEPTELRLF, encoded by the coding sequence ATGCGAGTGCTGATCTGCCGGTGTGCCGTGGACTACGACGGGCGGCTGGAGGCGCACCTGCCCGAGGCCGACCGGCTGGTCCTGGTCAAGGCGGACGGTTCGGTGAGCATCCACGCCGATGACCGCGCCTACAAGCCGTTGAACTGGATGACCCCGCCCTGCACCCTGCGGGAGACCACCGGGGACGACCTCACGGAGGCGGACCGGGAACTCGGCGTCCGGCAGCTGTGGACGGTGGAGAACCCGAAGAAGGAACGTCTGACGATCCGGATCTTCGAGGTGTACCAGGACGTCTCCCGGGAGCTCGGGGAGGACCCCGGCCTGGTCAAGGACGGTGTGGAGGCGCATCTGCAGGAGCTGCTGGCCGCACAGATCGAGATCCTCGGGGAGGGTTACACCCTGGTCCGGCGGGAGTACCCGACCGCGATCGGGCCGGTCGACATCCTCTCGCGCGACAGTGAGGGCGGCTCGGTCGCCGTCGAGATCAAGCGGCGCGGCGGGATCGACGGCGTGGAACAGCTGACCCGCTATGTCGAACTGCTCAACCGTGACGAACTGCTCGCCCCGGTGCAGGGGGTGTTCGCCGCCCAGGAGATCAAGCCGCAGGCCCGGACCCTGGCCGAGGACCGCGGATTCCGCTGCGTGGTGCTGGACTACCAGGCGATGCGCGGTCTGGAACCGACCGAACTCCGGCTGTTCTGA
- a CDS encoding F0F1 ATP synthase subunit gamma, translating to MATLRELKDRIKSVNSTKKITKAQELIATSKITKAQARVSAAQPYADEITKVVQRLASASSLDHPMLDVNAETRRAAILVITSDRGMCGGYNHNVLKTTVELRKKLQNEGKDVVLYVAGSKGVDYFSFRSEPLAGAWTGFSQDPDYALSHDLRHHLIDGFTAGLDGTTPPREGLSAPEGQGLPGFDELHVVYTRFQSMLTQTPQAIRMLPIEPRVEDDLATGEDMLSDAGSVVADFDFEPDPDTLLAQLLPQYVSRAIFALLLESAASESAARRTAMSAATDNASALVNDLSRVANQMRQAKITQEISEIVGGVDALADSGESD from the coding sequence ATGGCAACACTTCGCGAGCTCAAGGACCGCATCAAGTCGGTCAACTCGACGAAGAAGATCACCAAGGCGCAGGAGCTCATTGCGACCTCGAAGATCACGAAGGCACAGGCGCGGGTCTCCGCGGCCCAGCCCTACGCCGACGAGATCACCAAGGTCGTCCAGCGACTGGCGTCGGCCTCCTCCCTGGATCACCCGATGCTCGACGTGAACGCCGAGACCCGTCGGGCAGCCATCCTGGTGATCACCAGTGACCGCGGCATGTGTGGCGGCTACAACCACAACGTGCTGAAGACCACCGTGGAGCTGCGTAAGAAGCTCCAGAACGAGGGCAAGGACGTCGTCCTCTACGTCGCAGGTTCCAAGGGCGTGGACTACTTCTCCTTCCGCAGCGAACCGCTGGCGGGTGCGTGGACCGGATTCTCCCAGGATCCCGACTACGCCCTGAGCCACGATCTGCGCCACCACCTCATCGACGGCTTCACCGCCGGCCTCGACGGCACGACCCCGCCCCGCGAGGGGCTGAGCGCGCCGGAGGGCCAGGGCCTCCCGGGCTTCGACGAGCTACACGTGGTCTACACGCGCTTCCAGTCGATGCTCACCCAGACCCCGCAGGCGATCCGCATGCTGCCGATCGAGCCCCGCGTCGAGGACGACCTCGCCACCGGCGAGGACATGCTCTCCGACGCAGGCTCCGTGGTGGCGGACTTCGACTTCGAGCCGGACCCGGACACGCTGCTCGCGCAGCTGCTGCCGCAGTACGTCTCGCGGGCGATTTTCGCACTCCTGCTGGAGTCGGCCGCCAGTGAATCCGCCGCCCGACGTACCGCCATGTCGGCGGCGACGGACAACGCGAGTGCACTGGTCAACGACCTCTCGCGCGTGGCGAACCAGATGCGCCAGGCGAAGATCACCCAGGAAATCTCAGAGATCGTCGGCGGCGTGGATGCGCTGGCCGACAGCGGAGAAAGTGACTAA
- a CDS encoding F0F1 ATP synthase subunit epsilon: MAEIAAELVAVERKLWSGKATSVSAQTTEGEIGVLPGHEPLLGQLVEDGVVVIRTVDGEKLVAAVQGGFISVSTEKITILADTAVWASEVDTSAAEAAENRADASRSDHDRAVSELRAVKRLQEH, from the coding sequence ATGGCTGAGATTGCCGCTGAACTGGTGGCCGTGGAGCGGAAGCTGTGGTCCGGTAAGGCCACCTCCGTCTCCGCGCAGACCACCGAGGGCGAGATCGGCGTGCTCCCCGGCCACGAGCCGCTCCTCGGCCAGCTGGTCGAGGACGGTGTGGTCGTCATCCGGACGGTCGACGGCGAGAAGCTCGTCGCCGCCGTCCAGGGTGGTTTCATCTCCGTGTCCACGGAGAAGATCACCATCCTGGCCGACACGGCCGTCTGGGCCTCCGAGGTCGACACCTCCGCGGCCGAGGCCGCGGAGAACCGGGCGGACGCCTCCCGGAGCGACCACGACCGGGCGGTGTCCGAACTGCGCGCCGTCAAGCGTCTGCAGGAGCACTAG
- a CDS encoding DUF2550 domain-containing protein, whose amino-acid sequence MLIAGGRFLTLRSRGILVVVRPLPSPEGRHWRHGVLVYGGLGARVFQVRSLRPLPDMEIHRQGTEIAGRRGITEWESQFLEPELHVLEVTDGGRRFEVALDEAGDTALVAWLESAPSTRQVRSMNKVDPRHGLDSRS is encoded by the coding sequence GTGCTCATCGCCGGAGGGCGGTTCCTCACGCTCCGGAGTCGCGGTATCCTTGTGGTGGTCAGGCCCCTTCCCAGCCCGGAAGGACGGCACTGGCGCCACGGGGTTCTCGTTTACGGGGGACTGGGCGCCCGGGTGTTCCAGGTCCGGTCACTGCGCCCGCTGCCGGACATGGAGATCCACCGGCAGGGCACCGAGATCGCCGGCCGCCGGGGGATCACCGAGTGGGAGTCCCAGTTCCTCGAGCCCGAGCTCCACGTCCTCGAGGTCACCGACGGGGGACGCCGTTTCGAGGTCGCCCTCGACGAAGCGGGGGACACCGCGCTGGTCGCCTGGCTGGAATCGGCGCCGTCGACCCGCCAGGTCCGGTCGATGAACAAGGTGGACCCGCGGCACGGTCTCGACTCCCGGTCGTGA